TGCTCGACGGTGCGCCGATTACCGACGACAGCGCGTTCGGCGTGCTGACGGTGGGCGGCGTGATCCAGAAGTCGAGCAACATCGGCGCGACGAAGATCGCCATGCAGCTCAAGCCCGAAGAGATGTGGAACATGTACACCAGCATCGGTCTCGGCCAGGCGCCGAAGGTCGGTTTCCCGGGCGCGGCGGCTGGCCGTCTGCGTCCGTGGAAGAGCTGGCGCCGCATCGAGCAGGCGACCATGTCGTACGGCTACGGTCTGTCGGTGTCGCTGTTCCAGTTGGGCCGTGCTTACACCGCGATCGCACATGACGGCGAGATCATGCCGGTGTCGATCTTCCGCACGCCTGGCGATCAGCCGGCCACGGGGCCGCAGATCTTCGCGCCGACCACCGCTCGCCAGGTGCGCGCCATGCTCGAAACCGTCACGGCGCCGGGCGGCACGTCGCCCGATGCGGCGGTGCCGGGCTATCGCGTCGGCGGCAAGAGCGGTACGGCGTACAAGCACGGCGCGCACGGCTACGACCACTCCAAATATCGCGCTTCGTTCGTCGGCATGGCGCCGATGCCGAATCCGCGCATCGTCGTGGCCGTCTCGGTCGACGAACCGACGGCGGGCAGCCACTTCGGCGGTCAGGTGTCGGGTCCGGTGTTCTCCAGCATCGTCGGCGACACGCTGCGCTCGTTGAATGTGCCGCCGGACATGCCGGTCAAGCAAATGGTGGTGTCGGACGATTCGGCACCGGCCGCGCCGACCGCGGCCGCCACGCCTGCGACGGTCAAGAAACTCTCCACCAGCGCCGGCGCGAAGAAGATGACGATTTCCGCGAATGCGAAAAGCCATCCGGGAGTCGTGCGATGAGCATGTTGCGGAAGAACCATCCCGCGCAACGGCAGATCGCCGACGCCCTCGCCTGGCTGCACGCTCACGCGAAGCCGGCGGCGCATCTGCACGCCGACACGCGCTCACTCGCGGCCGGCGACGCGTTTTTCGCCTACGCGGTGGAGGGCGCGGACAACCGCCCGTTCATCGACGGCGCGATCGAACGTGGCGCCGCCGTGCTGGTTCAGCCCGAAGGCTTCAGCGGCGCGATCGATCCGTCGACCACGCTGGCCGTGCCGGCGTTGAACGAACTCGCCGGTTCCATCGCGAGCGGCTGGTACAACGATCCGAGCGACGGCATGCTGACGGTCGGCATCACCGGTACGAACGGCAAGACCTCGTGCAGCCAGTGGATTTCGGCGGCGCTGACGGCGCTCGGCACGCGCTGCGCGATCATCGGCACGCTCGGCACCGGGTTGCCGGGCCAACTCGTGCACACCGGCTTCACAACGCCCGATGCGCCGCAACTGCAACGCAGTCTCGCGCAATTGCGCGATGCGGGCGCGCAGGCGGTGGCCATGGAAGTGTCGTCGCACGCACTGCACCAGGGGCGCGTGAACGGCACGGCGTTCGACATCGCCGTATTCACGAATCTCACGCAAGACCATCTCGACTATCACCACACGTTCGAAGCCTATGAAGCCGCCAAGGCGCGTCTGTTCGCCTGGCCGGAACTGCGCGCGGCCGTGATCAACCGCGACGATGCCGCCGGCCGCCGATTGCTCGCCAGCACGCAGGGTCACGCACGCACGATCGCCTACGGCCTGGACGACACGATGCAGGATGCGCCGCAAGCCGACGCGCTTCTGCTCGCTTCGAACGTGCGCGCCACCGCCACGGGCACGGCGTTCCATCTGAGCACCTCGGATTGGGGCGACGCCGATGTCGAAGTGCAAACGCTCGGTGCGTTCAACGTCAGCAATCTGCTCGGCGTGCTGGGCGCATTGCTCGCCGCCGACGTGCCGTTCGACGCCGCCGTGGCCGAACTCGCAAAGCTGGAGTCGGTGAACGGCCGCATGCAGCGTCTCGGCGGCCGCTTGCAGAACGACGAACCGCTCGTCGTGATCGATTACGCGCACACGCCGGACGCACTGGAAAAGACGCTCGAAGCGCTGCGCCCGATGGCGACCGCGCGCGGCGGCGAACTGATCTGCATGTTCGGCTGCGGCGGCGACCGCGACGCCACCAAGCGTCCGCTGATGGGCGCGATCGCCGAGAAGATCGCCGACGGCGTCGTAGTGACCAGCGACAACCCGCGCAGCGAAGATCCGCAATCGATCATCGAGCAAATCGCGGCGGGCATGAAAGACGCGTCGAAGGCACGCCGTATCGAGGACCGCGCGAGCGCGATTCTGCAAGCGATCCGCAGCGCCGCGCGCGAAGACGTCATCGTGCTGGCCGGCAAGGGGCACGAAGCAACACAGGAAATCATGGGCAAGAAACGCGCTTTCTCCGATCAGGACCACGCTCGCCTCGCGCTGGCCGCGCGCGCGACGCAAGCACGCGGAGGTGGCGAATGAGCATGTTCTCGCTGCGTGAAGCCGCCGCTTTGATCACGGGCGCAACCGTGCTGGGTGACGACGGCGTCACGTTCGAACGCGTCTCGACCGACAGCCGCAGCGCGGGCCCGGGTGATCTATTCATCGCGATCAAGGGCGATCGGTTCGACGCGCATGACTTTCTGCCGGACGTCGCCGCGCGCAACGTGACGGCTGTTCTCGTCACGCGCACGCCGCAAGAGTGGCATGTGCCGGCGCTCAAAGTCACCGACACGCGCGTGGGTCTCGGCGCGCTCGCACGCGGCTGGCGCCGCAAGTTCAGCATGCCGCTCGTCGCCGTGACGGGCAGCAACGGCAAGACCACGGTCAAGGAAATGATCGCGTCGATCTTCGCCGCCGCGGTCGGCGCCGACGCGCGTCTCGCGACCGTGGGTAACTTCAACAACGACATCGGCTTGCCGCTCACGCTGTTCCGTCTGCACGCAGAACATCAATTGGCGGTAGTCGAACTCGGCATGAACCATCCGGGCGAAACCTCGGAGCTCGCGAAAATCGCCGAGCCGACGGTCGCCGTGGTGAACAACGCGCAGCGCGAGCATCAGGAATTCATGGCAACGGTTGAAGCCGTCGCGCTCGAACACGCCAGCGTAATTCATGCGCTGTCGCCGGAAGGCGTCGCGGTGTTCCCGGCCGACGACGCCTACGCAAGCATCTGGCGCGTGGCCGCAACCGGCAACCGCATCATGGACTTCGCGCTGAACTCCGCCGAACGGACCACTGAAGCGGCGGTAAAAGGCACGTTCGCGGGCAAGGTCTTGAGCATCGACACGCCGGCAGGCCAAGT
The nucleotide sequence above comes from Paraburkholderia sp. FT54. Encoded proteins:
- the murF gene encoding UDP-N-acetylmuramoyl-tripeptide--D-alanyl-D-alanine ligase, which gives rise to MSMFSLREAAALITGATVLGDDGVTFERVSTDSRSAGPGDLFIAIKGDRFDAHDFLPDVAARNVTAVLVTRTPQEWHVPALKVTDTRVGLGALARGWRRKFSMPLVAVTGSNGKTTVKEMIASIFAAAVGADARLATVGNFNNDIGLPLTLFRLHAEHQLAVVELGMNHPGETSELAKIAEPTVAVVNNAQREHQEFMATVEAVALEHASVIHALSPEGVAVFPADDAYASIWRVAATGNRIMDFALNSAERTTEAAVKGTFAGKVLSIDTPAGQVEVTLQVLGDHNAHNALAATSAALAAGVSLDAIKRGLESFGAVKGRLQVKQAALGTLAGATVIDDTYNANPDSMRAAIDVLASRAAPRVLVMGDMGEVGDNGPAFHREIGAYAKERGIDALYAMGDASRDACTAYGADAHHVADIGTLVAQLQQAGFGPAATLLVKGSRFMQMERVVDAVTSPQPNAAGSTPAAH
- a CDS encoding UDP-N-acetylmuramoyl-L-alanyl-D-glutamate--2,6-diaminopimelate ligase, yielding MSMLRKNHPAQRQIADALAWLHAHAKPAAHLHADTRSLAAGDAFFAYAVEGADNRPFIDGAIERGAAVLVQPEGFSGAIDPSTTLAVPALNELAGSIASGWYNDPSDGMLTVGITGTNGKTSCSQWISAALTALGTRCAIIGTLGTGLPGQLVHTGFTTPDAPQLQRSLAQLRDAGAQAVAMEVSSHALHQGRVNGTAFDIAVFTNLTQDHLDYHHTFEAYEAAKARLFAWPELRAAVINRDDAAGRRLLASTQGHARTIAYGLDDTMQDAPQADALLLASNVRATATGTAFHLSTSDWGDADVEVQTLGAFNVSNLLGVLGALLAADVPFDAAVAELAKLESVNGRMQRLGGRLQNDEPLVVIDYAHTPDALEKTLEALRPMATARGGELICMFGCGGDRDATKRPLMGAIAEKIADGVVVTSDNPRSEDPQSIIEQIAAGMKDASKARRIEDRASAILQAIRSAAREDVIVLAGKGHEATQEIMGKKRAFSDQDHARLALAARATQARGGGE